The Oryza glaberrima chromosome 9, OglaRS2, whole genome shotgun sequence genome includes a window with the following:
- the LOC127784777 gene encoding LOW QUALITY PROTEIN: ABC transporter G family member 52-like (The sequence of the model RefSeq protein was modified relative to this genomic sequence to represent the inferred CDS: inserted 3 bases in 2 codons; deleted 2 bases in 1 codon; substituted 1 base at 1 genomic stop codon), translating to MDDAGEICSFSRSSSPAREDDEEDLRWAALEKLPTYDRARTALLAMPDGELREVNVQRLTAEERRALLQRAAGVADDHARFLAKFKERVDRVGIKLPTVEVRYENLNMEAESYVGRRGLPTILNTYTIIMEGLTNALRITKKLTHKIPILHNVSGIIKPHRMTLLLGPPGSGKTSLLLALAGTSTLKVSGTITYNGHSMEEFVPQRSAAYVSQHDVHMAELTVRETVNFSAKCQGVGHHYDLLMELLRREKEQNIKPDPEIDIYLKAATTGEQKAEVVTDHILKILGLDICADTIVGNNMLRGISGGQKKRLTTAEMIVTPGRALFMDEISTGLDSSTTFQIVNTIRQTIRILGGTAIIALLQPAPETYELFDDIIVLSDGQVVYNGPRDHVLEFFKSVGFKCPERKCVADFLQEVTSRKDQKQYWIGSDDTYQYVPVTMIAEAFQSFHVGQAIKSELAIPFEKSKNHPAALATSKYGVSMKELLKANIYREILLMKRNSFLYIFKAIQLTLVAINAMTVFIRTNMYRDSIENGRSYMGALFYGMMMIVYSALAEMGXAIAKLPVLFKQRDLLYYPSWTYSLPSWIIKIPISFPNTTVWVFLTYYVIGFDPNALRFFRQFLVHFVLCEVIYALFRFIVALTRHPVLASNMGPFCILIFMLSCGFILTRDDVKKXWIWLYWISPLMYALNALAVNEFLGEIWNKAILGYKEPLGRLVLESSSLLPETKWYWISIGALLGYVLLFNVLYTFCLTFLTLFSRSQPTKPQEMLQIKQHNLTNEVLEASSGGRAAYNTIYAKEIINDAANSYHATRHSSAGNKGMVLPFIPLSITFEDIRYSVDMPEAFKAKGMTEGRLELLKDISGSFRQGVLTALMGVSGAGKTTLLDVLAGRKTSGYVQGGITISGYPKKQETFARISGYCEQNDIHSPNVTVYESLMFSALLRLPVEIDSATRKMFVYEVMELVEIXSLKDALVGLPGVSGLSSEQRKRLTIAVELVANPSIIFMDEPTSGLDARAAAIVMRAVRNTVDTRRIVVCTIHQPSIEIFESFDELFLMKQAGEEIYVGPIGQQSCELIRYFEAIQGVSKIKDGYNPSTWMLEVTSTTQEQRTCVDFSQIYKNSELYRRNKNLIKELSAPPDGSSDLSFPTQYSQLFLTQWLACLWKQHLSYWRNPPCIVVRYLFTIAVALLFGTMFWGIGKKRQNQQTLLSIMGAMYSVCMAMGMQNSSSVQPAIFVERTVFYRERASHMYSALSYALGQVAIEFPYIFLQTIIYCVLVYAMVGYEWTCAKFLWYLFFMFFTLSCFTFYGMMVVGLTPNNAMSAVVSTAFYNIWNLSSRFLIPRQRIPVWWRWYYWMCPVAWTLNGLLTSQFGDVNDKFNNGVSVSDFIESYFGYQHDLLWVAAVAVVSFAILFAFLFGLSLRLFNFQKR from the exons GGTTGGAATTAAGCTACCGACGGTTGAAGTGCGGTATGAGAACCTGAACATGGAAGCAGAGTCGTATGTGGGCAGGAGGGGACTTCCCACCATTCTCAATACATATACCATCATAATGGAG GGCCTGACAAATGCTCTTCGCATTACAAAAAAGTTAACACATAAAATACCGATCCTTCACAATGTGAGTGGGATTATCAAGCCTCATAG AATGACCCTGTTGTTAGGCCCTCCAGGTTCAGGAAAAACATCACTATTATTGGCCTTGGCTGGAACATCAACCTTAAAG GTATCAGGAACAATAACTTACAATGGGCATTCAATGGAGGAATTTGTGCCCCAAAGATCTGCAGCTTATGTTAGCCAACATGATGTACATATGGCTGAATTGACAGTTCGGGAGACAGTCAATTTCTCTGCAAAGTGTCAAGGGGTTGGTCATCATTATG ACTTGCTAATGGAACtattgaggagagagaaggaacaAAATATTAAACCAGATCCAgaaattgatatatatttgaag GCAGCTACAACAGGAGAGCAGAAAGCTGAGGTGGTCACAGATCACATACTAAAG ATTTTGGGATTGGATATCTGTGCCGACACAATAGTAGGGAACAATATGTTGAGAGGCATATCAGGAGGGCAAAAAAAGCGACTAACAACAG CTGAGATGATTGTTACACCAGGACGAGCACTTTTCATGGATGAGATATCAACTGGACTTGATAGCTCGACAACATTCCAGATAGTTAACACCATCCGACAAACCATACGCATTCTTGGTGGAACAGCAATTATTGCTTTGCTACAGCCCGCACCTGAGACATATGAATTGTTTGATGATATAATTGTACTATCAGATGGTCAAGTTGTCTACAATGGCCCTCGTGATCATGTCCTTGAGTTCTTTAAATCGGTTGGATTCAAATGCCCTGAGAGAAAATGCGTAGCTGACTTCTTGCAGGAA GTTACATCTAGGAAAGATCAGAAACAATACTGGATAGGTAGTGATGACACATACCAATATGTTCCTGTTACGATGATTGCTGAGGCATTTCAGTCTTTCCATGTCGGTCAAGCAATCAAAAGTGAGTTGGCAATCCCATTTGAGAAGAGCAAGAATCACCCCGCTGCGCTGGCAACATCTAAGTATGGTGTTAGCATGAAAGAACTACTCAAAGCAAACATTTATAGAGAGATATTGCTAATGAAAAGAAATTCGTTTTTGTATATATTCAAGGCAATTCAG CTAACACTAGTCGCAATAAATGCAATGACTGTGTTTATCCGAACCAATATGTATCGTGACTCGATAGAAAATGGGAGGTCATACATGGGAGCACTATTCTATggaatgatgatgattgtgtaCAGTGCTTTGGCAGAAATGG CAGCTATTGCGAAGCTCCCAGTTTTGTTCAAGCAAAGAGATCTATTATACTACCCATCATGGacatattccttgccatcttggATCATTAAGATCCCCATCTCCTTCCCCAACACAACAGTTTGGGTATTCCTAACATACTACGTCATTGGATTTGATCCAAATGCACTGAG ATTTTTCAGACAGTTCCTTGTACATTTTGTTTTGTGTGAGGTAATATATGCACTTTTCCGCTTCATTGTTGCCCTTACAAGGCATCCGGTTCTTGCAAGCAACATGGGCCCATTCTGCATCCTCATTTTTATGCTTTCATGTGGATTCATCTTGACTAGAG ATGATGTCAAGAAATAGTGGATATGGTTGTATTGGATATCACCCCTAATGTATGCCTTAAACGCTTTAGCCGTAAATGAATTCCTGGGTGAAATCTGGAACAAG GCAATACTTGGTTACAAAGAACCACTTGGAAGGCTAGTTTTAGAATCTAGTAGTTTGCTTCCTGAGACCAAATGGTATTGGATTAGTATTGGCGCCTTGCTCGGATATGTGCTTTTATTCAATGTCCTCTACACCTTCTGTCTCACATTTCTCACAT TATTTAGCAGGAGCCAACCAACAAAGCCTCAGGAAATGTTGCAGATAAAACAACATAATTTAACTAATGAAGTTTTGGAAGCATCGTCTGGAGGGCGTGCTGCCTACAATACAATAT ATGCTAAGGAAATCATCAATGATGCAGCAAATTCGTACCATGCAACAAGACATTCTAGTGCTGGAAATAAAGGAATGGTTCTCCCTTTTATACCTCTTTCTATCACCTTTGAAGACATAAGATACAGTGTAGACATGCCAGAG GCATTTAAAGCAAAAGGTATGACAGAGGGTCGACTGGAACTATTGAAAGATATCAGTGGTTCTTTTAGGCAAGGAGTACTTACAGCTCTTATGGGTGTTAGTGGTGCGGGAAAGACAACACTGCTGGATGTGTTGGCGGGGAGAAAGACTAGTGGATATGTACAGGGTGGTATTACCATCTCTGGCTACCCAAAAAAGCAAGAAACTTTTGCTCGAATTTCAGGATATTGTGAACAGAATGACATCCATTCACCAAATGTAACTGTCTATGAGTCCCTTATGTTCTCCGCATTGCTTAGATTACCCGTTGAAATTGATTCTGCGACAAGAAAG ATGTTTGTTTATGAAGTCATGGAGCTGGTGGAGAT CTCCTTAAAAGATGCACTGGTTGGATTACCTGGCGTTAGTGGATTATCATCTGAACAAAGGAAAAGACTAACAATAGCAGTGGAACTAGTTGCGAACCCATCCATCATATTTATGGACGAACCAACATCTGGACTTGATGCACGAGCAGCAGCCATTGTCATGAGAGCAGTAAGAAATACTGTGGACACAAGAAGAATAGTTGTTTGCACAATTCACCAACCAAGCATTGAGATATTTGAATCTTTTGATGAG CTCTTCCTAATGAAACAAGCAGGTGAAGAGATTTATGTAGGTCCTATAGGACAACAATCATGTGAATTGATCAGATATTTTgag gCTATTCAAGGTGTCAGCAAGATAAAAGATGGCTACAATCCTTCAACATGGATGTTGGAAGTGACTAGTACAACGCAGGAACAAAGAACTTGCGTGGACTTTTCTCAAATATACAAGAATTCTGAACTATATAG GAGGAACAAAAATTTGATAAAGGAGTTAAGCGCACCTCCTGATGGTTCAAGCGACTTATCATTTCCAACTCAATATTCACAGCTTTTTCTTACACAATGGTTGGCTTGCCTATGGAAGCAACATCTATCGTATTGGAGAAATCCTCCTTGTATTGTTGTGAGGTACCTCTTCACTATTGCAGTTGCACTCTTGTTTGGAACCATGTTCTGGGGTATTGGCAAAAAAAG ACAAAATCAACAAACCTTGTTAAGCATCATGGGTGCGATGTATTCGGTGTGTATGGCAATGGGGATGCAGAACTCTAGTTCTGTTCAGCCAGCTATCTTTGTTGAGCGCACGGTCTTTTACAGGGAAAGAGCATCACACATGTACTCTGCTTTGTCGTACGCCTTGGGACAG GTTGCAATTGAATTTCCATACATTTTTCTTCAGACCATAATATATTGTGTGCTAGTGTATGCCATGGTAGGGTATGAGTGGACATGTGCCAAATTTCTTTGGTACCTCTTCTTCATGTTCTTCACACTGTCATGCTTCACATTTTATGGCATGATGGTGGTGGGTTTGACTCCAAACAATGCCATGTCTGCTGTAGTTTCCACGGCATTCTATAACATATGGAACCTTTCCTCAAGATTTCTAATACCACG ACAAAGAATTCCAGTATGGTGGAGGTGGTACTATTGGATGTGCCCTGTTGCTTGGACACTCAATGGATTGCTTACATCACAGTTTGGGGATGTAAATGACAAGTTTAATAATGGCGTGAGTGTATCTGACTTTATCGAGAGCTACTTTGGTTACCAGCACGACTTGTTGTGGGTGGCCGCCGTGGCAGTTGTCTCCTTTGCTATTCTCTTTGCCTTCCTTTTTGGACTCTCACTTAGGCTATTCAACTTCCAGAAGAGATAA